The following are encoded in a window of Vespula pensylvanica isolate Volc-1 chromosome 2, ASM1446617v1, whole genome shotgun sequence genomic DNA:
- the LOC122638039 gene encoding zinc finger CW-type PWWP domain protein 1-like isoform X2 — translation MMNFSKSSLFNLNSIEEIEQSMKNFNINSKKNLFHYYDVTTSQTFDNENPFEQCPYVCTRSYVSSTETDLSKHNQENYIVRADNTIEISKQTPIVKRPLLIPTTPIKKTKQWNRNELKPKKLTYQDERFYEINDRDSGVVLESENYLNNTEYSEICNTIKYNIFQQENKKTEKIPNIKGVTQNSNILVEPRITRSITKKLQLYKNNENNIQEIQEIIETPRNTKNNTTTKATCSKKSTNYSKKNQNFCERKERKINNLDRYIINENDHNMPMLSQYNGNGTWQDKLQWLQPRRDIGMWIQCCRKECKKWRYTIDYHDPVDVPIIWYCEMNSEEPKPEEIESDLIENKYNAGSIVWAKRNTYLWWPAMVDDCPIKFRYYELKRNSIIPVKYHVIFFDQKELIHSWVKCKSIKPLIINKNNVFLEKVSNNVKYGNRIKESYNLACSAIPMTILERLKNFSLVALYKSERVLSNNVNNNIVSADNYKNIVTTIETVSHNNIKKSNTEFIPNLIDLDEIIPSSQPKLDATIQSKKRKFQRKNQAS, via the exons atgatgaatTTCTCTAAAAGTTCTCTATTTAATCTTAATTCTATTGAAGAAATAGAACAgagtatgaaaaatttcaatataaatagtaaaaaaaatctttttcattattatgaCGTAACAACTTCTCAAACTTTTGACAATGAAAACCCTTTTGAACAATGTCCCTATGTCTGTACAAGATCATATGTTTCTTCAACCGAAACGGATTTATCGAag CACaatcaagaaaattatattgttcGAGCAGACAATACTATTGAAATTAGTAAACAGACACCAATAGTAAAAAGACCTTTATTGATACCTACAACGCcaataaagaaaacgaaacaatgGAACAGAAACGAGTTAAAGCCAAAAAAGTTAACGTATCAAGATGAAAGATTCTATGAGATCAATGATAGGGATAGTGGTGTTGTTCTTGAATCTGAAAATTATCTGAATAATACTGAATATTCTGAGATATGTAATactataaaatacaatatatttcaacaagagaataaaaaaacagaaaaaataccTAATATAAAGGGAGTAACACAAAATTCCAACATATTAGTAGAACCAAGAATTACTAGATCGATAACAAAAAAGTTacaattgtataaaaataatgaaaataatatacaagaaatacaggaaataatagaaacacccagaaatacaaaaaataatacaacgaCAAAAGCTACATGTAGTAAAAAGTCAACTAATTATAGTAAAAAGAATCAAAACTTTTGTGAGAGAAAAg aacgtaagataaataatttggatagatatattataaatgagaaCGATCACAATATGCCAATGTTGTCTCAATACAATGGTAATGGAACATGGCAGGATAAATTACAATGGTTACAACCACGTCGAGATATAGGTATGTGGATACAATGTTGTcgaaaagaatgtaaaaaatggAGGTATACCATAGACTATCATGATCCAGTAGATGTACCTATTATATGGTATTGTGAAATGAATTCtg AAGAACCTAAGCCAGAAGAAATAGAATctgatttaatagaaaataagtatAACGCTGGAAGTATAGTATGggcaaaaagaaatacttacTTATGGTGGCCTGCTATGGTGGATGATTGTCCTATTAAATTTAGATATTATGAATTGAAAAGAAACTCTATAATTcct gTAAAATATCATGTGATATTTTTTGatcaaaaagaattaatacatTCATGGGTTAAATGTAAAAGTATTAAACCCCTTATTATCAATAAGAATAATGTATTTCTTGAAAAg gtttctaataatgttaaatatggaaatagaataaaagaaagttataatTTAGCTTGTAGTGCTATTCCAATGACAATtttagaaagattaaaaaatttcagttTAGTGGCTCTATACAAATCTGAAAGAGTACTAAGTAATAACGTAAACAATAATATCGTTTCTGCtgataattacaaaaatattgttacaaCAATTGAAACAGTATCAcacaataatatcaaaaaatcaAATACTGAGTTTATTCCAAATTTAATAGATTTAGATGAAATCATTCCAAGTTCTCAACCAAAACTAGACGCTACTATTCaatcaaaaaaaaggaaattccaAAGGAAAAATCAAGCTAGTTAA
- the LOC122638039 gene encoding zinc finger CW-type PWWP domain protein 1-like isoform X3, which translates to MMNFSKSSLFNLNSIEEIEQSMKNFNINSKKNLFHYYDVTTSQTFDNENPFEQCPYVCTRSYVSSTETDLSKHNQENYIVRADNTIEISKQTPIVKRPLLIPTTPIKKTKQWNRNELKPKKLTYQDERFYEINDRDSGVVLESENYLNNTEYSEICNTIKYNIFQQENKKTEKIPNIKGVTQNSNILVEPRITRSITKKLQLYKNNENNIQEIQEIIETPRNTKNNTTTKATCSKKSTNYSKKNQNFCERKERKINNLDRYIINENDHNMPMLSQYNGNGTWQDKLQWLQPRRDIDMKIASCIIPEEPKPEEIESDLIENKYNAGSIVWAKRNTYLWWPAMVDDCPIKFRYYELKRNSIIPVKYHVIFFDQKELIHSWVKCKSIKPLIINKNNVFLEKVSNNVKYGNRIKESYNLACSAIPMTILERLKNFSLVALYKSERVLSNNVNNNIVSADNYKNIVTTIETVSHNNIKKSNTEFIPNLIDLDEIIPSSQPKLDATIQSKKRKFQRKNQAS; encoded by the exons atgatgaatTTCTCTAAAAGTTCTCTATTTAATCTTAATTCTATTGAAGAAATAGAACAgagtatgaaaaatttcaatataaatagtaaaaaaaatctttttcattattatgaCGTAACAACTTCTCAAACTTTTGACAATGAAAACCCTTTTGAACAATGTCCCTATGTCTGTACAAGATCATATGTTTCTTCAACCGAAACGGATTTATCGAag CACaatcaagaaaattatattgttcGAGCAGACAATACTATTGAAATTAGTAAACAGACACCAATAGTAAAAAGACCTTTATTGATACCTACAACGCcaataaagaaaacgaaacaatgGAACAGAAACGAGTTAAAGCCAAAAAAGTTAACGTATCAAGATGAAAGATTCTATGAGATCAATGATAGGGATAGTGGTGTTGTTCTTGAATCTGAAAATTATCTGAATAATACTGAATATTCTGAGATATGTAATactataaaatacaatatatttcaacaagagaataaaaaaacagaaaaaataccTAATATAAAGGGAGTAACACAAAATTCCAACATATTAGTAGAACCAAGAATTACTAGATCGATAACAAAAAAGTTacaattgtataaaaataatgaaaataatatacaagaaatacaggaaataatagaaacacccagaaatacaaaaaataatacaacgaCAAAAGCTACATGTAGTAAAAAGTCAACTAATTATAGTAAAAAGAATCAAAACTTTTGTGAGAGAAAAg aacgtaagataaataatttggatagatatattataaatgagaaCGATCACAATATGCCAATGTTGTCTCAATACAATGGTAATGGAACATGGCAGGATAAATTACAATGGTTACAACCACGTCGAGATATAG ATATGAAAATAGCATCATGTATTATTCCGGAAGAACCTAAGCCAGAAGAAATAGAATctgatttaatagaaaataagtatAACGCTGGAAGTATAGTATGggcaaaaagaaatacttacTTATGGTGGCCTGCTATGGTGGATGATTGTCCTATTAAATTTAGATATTATGAATTGAAAAGAAACTCTATAATTcct gTAAAATATCATGTGATATTTTTTGatcaaaaagaattaatacatTCATGGGTTAAATGTAAAAGTATTAAACCCCTTATTATCAATAAGAATAATGTATTTCTTGAAAAg gtttctaataatgttaaatatggaaatagaataaaagaaagttataatTTAGCTTGTAGTGCTATTCCAATGACAATtttagaaagattaaaaaatttcagttTAGTGGCTCTATACAAATCTGAAAGAGTACTAAGTAATAACGTAAACAATAATATCGTTTCTGCtgataattacaaaaatattgttacaaCAATTGAAACAGTATCAcacaataatatcaaaaaatcaAATACTGAGTTTATTCCAAATTTAATAGATTTAGATGAAATCATTCCAAGTTCTCAACCAAAACTAGACGCTACTATTCaatcaaaaaaaaggaaattccaAAGGAAAAATCAAGCTAGTTAA
- the LOC122638039 gene encoding zinc finger CW-type PWWP domain protein 1-like isoform X1, which produces MMNFSKSSLFNLNSIEEIEQSMKNFNINSKKNLFHYYDVTTSQTFDNENPFEQCPYVCTRSYVSSTETDLSKHNQENYIVRADNTIEISKQTPIVKRPLLIPTTPIKKTKQWNRNELKPKKLTYQDERFYEINDRDSGVVLESENYLNNTEYSEICNTIKYNIFQQENKKTEKIPNIKGVTQNSNILVEPRITRSITKKLQLYKNNENNIQEIQEIIETPRNTKNNTTTKATCSKKSTNYSKKNQNFCERKERKINNLDRYIINENDHNMPMLSQYNGNGTWQDKLQWLQPRRDIGMWIQCCRKECKKWRYTIDYHDPVDVPIIWYCEMNSDMKIASCIIPEEPKPEEIESDLIENKYNAGSIVWAKRNTYLWWPAMVDDCPIKFRYYELKRNSIIPVKYHVIFFDQKELIHSWVKCKSIKPLIINKNNVFLEKVSNNVKYGNRIKESYNLACSAIPMTILERLKNFSLVALYKSERVLSNNVNNNIVSADNYKNIVTTIETVSHNNIKKSNTEFIPNLIDLDEIIPSSQPKLDATIQSKKRKFQRKNQAS; this is translated from the exons atgatgaatTTCTCTAAAAGTTCTCTATTTAATCTTAATTCTATTGAAGAAATAGAACAgagtatgaaaaatttcaatataaatagtaaaaaaaatctttttcattattatgaCGTAACAACTTCTCAAACTTTTGACAATGAAAACCCTTTTGAACAATGTCCCTATGTCTGTACAAGATCATATGTTTCTTCAACCGAAACGGATTTATCGAag CACaatcaagaaaattatattgttcGAGCAGACAATACTATTGAAATTAGTAAACAGACACCAATAGTAAAAAGACCTTTATTGATACCTACAACGCcaataaagaaaacgaaacaatgGAACAGAAACGAGTTAAAGCCAAAAAAGTTAACGTATCAAGATGAAAGATTCTATGAGATCAATGATAGGGATAGTGGTGTTGTTCTTGAATCTGAAAATTATCTGAATAATACTGAATATTCTGAGATATGTAATactataaaatacaatatatttcaacaagagaataaaaaaacagaaaaaataccTAATATAAAGGGAGTAACACAAAATTCCAACATATTAGTAGAACCAAGAATTACTAGATCGATAACAAAAAAGTTacaattgtataaaaataatgaaaataatatacaagaaatacaggaaataatagaaacacccagaaatacaaaaaataatacaacgaCAAAAGCTACATGTAGTAAAAAGTCAACTAATTATAGTAAAAAGAATCAAAACTTTTGTGAGAGAAAAg aacgtaagataaataatttggatagatatattataaatgagaaCGATCACAATATGCCAATGTTGTCTCAATACAATGGTAATGGAACATGGCAGGATAAATTACAATGGTTACAACCACGTCGAGATATAGGTATGTGGATACAATGTTGTcgaaaagaatgtaaaaaatggAGGTATACCATAGACTATCATGATCCAGTAGATGTACCTATTATATGGTATTGTGAAATGAATTCtg ATATGAAAATAGCATCATGTATTATTCCGGAAGAACCTAAGCCAGAAGAAATAGAATctgatttaatagaaaataagtatAACGCTGGAAGTATAGTATGggcaaaaagaaatacttacTTATGGTGGCCTGCTATGGTGGATGATTGTCCTATTAAATTTAGATATTATGAATTGAAAAGAAACTCTATAATTcct gTAAAATATCATGTGATATTTTTTGatcaaaaagaattaatacatTCATGGGTTAAATGTAAAAGTATTAAACCCCTTATTATCAATAAGAATAATGTATTTCTTGAAAAg gtttctaataatgttaaatatggaaatagaataaaagaaagttataatTTAGCTTGTAGTGCTATTCCAATGACAATtttagaaagattaaaaaatttcagttTAGTGGCTCTATACAAATCTGAAAGAGTACTAAGTAATAACGTAAACAATAATATCGTTTCTGCtgataattacaaaaatattgttacaaCAATTGAAACAGTATCAcacaataatatcaaaaaatcaAATACTGAGTTTATTCCAAATTTAATAGATTTAGATGAAATCATTCCAAGTTCTCAACCAAAACTAGACGCTACTATTCaatcaaaaaaaaggaaattccaAAGGAAAAATCAAGCTAGTTAA
- the LOC122638039 gene encoding histone-lysine N-methyltransferase NSD3-like isoform X4, translated as MMNFSKSSLFNLNSIEEIEQSMKNFNINSKKNLFHYYDVTTSQTFDNENPFEQCPYVCTRSYVSSTETDLSKHNQENYIVRADNTIEISKQTPIVKRPLLIPTTPIKKTKQWNRNELKPKKLTYQDERFYEINDRDSGVVLESENYLNNTEYSEICNTIKYNIFQQENKKTEKIPNIKGVTQNSNILVEPRITRSITKKLQLYKNNENNIQEIQEIIETPRNTKNNTTTKATCSKKSTNYSKKNQNFCERKERKINNLDRYIINENDHNMPMLSQYNGNGTWQDKLQWLQPRRDIEEPKPEEIESDLIENKYNAGSIVWAKRNTYLWWPAMVDDCPIKFRYYELKRNSIIPVKYHVIFFDQKELIHSWVKCKSIKPLIINKNNVFLEKVSNNVKYGNRIKESYNLACSAIPMTILERLKNFSLVALYKSERVLSNNVNNNIVSADNYKNIVTTIETVSHNNIKKSNTEFIPNLIDLDEIIPSSQPKLDATIQSKKRKFQRKNQAS; from the exons atgatgaatTTCTCTAAAAGTTCTCTATTTAATCTTAATTCTATTGAAGAAATAGAACAgagtatgaaaaatttcaatataaatagtaaaaaaaatctttttcattattatgaCGTAACAACTTCTCAAACTTTTGACAATGAAAACCCTTTTGAACAATGTCCCTATGTCTGTACAAGATCATATGTTTCTTCAACCGAAACGGATTTATCGAag CACaatcaagaaaattatattgttcGAGCAGACAATACTATTGAAATTAGTAAACAGACACCAATAGTAAAAAGACCTTTATTGATACCTACAACGCcaataaagaaaacgaaacaatgGAACAGAAACGAGTTAAAGCCAAAAAAGTTAACGTATCAAGATGAAAGATTCTATGAGATCAATGATAGGGATAGTGGTGTTGTTCTTGAATCTGAAAATTATCTGAATAATACTGAATATTCTGAGATATGTAATactataaaatacaatatatttcaacaagagaataaaaaaacagaaaaaataccTAATATAAAGGGAGTAACACAAAATTCCAACATATTAGTAGAACCAAGAATTACTAGATCGATAACAAAAAAGTTacaattgtataaaaataatgaaaataatatacaagaaatacaggaaataatagaaacacccagaaatacaaaaaataatacaacgaCAAAAGCTACATGTAGTAAAAAGTCAACTAATTATAGTAAAAAGAATCAAAACTTTTGTGAGAGAAAAg aacgtaagataaataatttggatagatatattataaatgagaaCGATCACAATATGCCAATGTTGTCTCAATACAATGGTAATGGAACATGGCAGGATAAATTACAATGGTTACAACCACGTCGAGATATAG AAGAACCTAAGCCAGAAGAAATAGAATctgatttaatagaaaataagtatAACGCTGGAAGTATAGTATGggcaaaaagaaatacttacTTATGGTGGCCTGCTATGGTGGATGATTGTCCTATTAAATTTAGATATTATGAATTGAAAAGAAACTCTATAATTcct gTAAAATATCATGTGATATTTTTTGatcaaaaagaattaatacatTCATGGGTTAAATGTAAAAGTATTAAACCCCTTATTATCAATAAGAATAATGTATTTCTTGAAAAg gtttctaataatgttaaatatggaaatagaataaaagaaagttataatTTAGCTTGTAGTGCTATTCCAATGACAATtttagaaagattaaaaaatttcagttTAGTGGCTCTATACAAATCTGAAAGAGTACTAAGTAATAACGTAAACAATAATATCGTTTCTGCtgataattacaaaaatattgttacaaCAATTGAAACAGTATCAcacaataatatcaaaaaatcaAATACTGAGTTTATTCCAAATTTAATAGATTTAGATGAAATCATTCCAAGTTCTCAACCAAAACTAGACGCTACTATTCaatcaaaaaaaaggaaattccaAAGGAAAAATCAAGCTAGTTAA